The DNA segment ATTGATGATTTGTTGCCCTTCGCTAATCGTTTTGAGGACGAGGTGCTGCACGCACAGCTGCTGCAGCTAAAAGAGCAATGTATGCAGGCCGACTTCGCCAGTCGCCCACGTTTTAGTGAGGCGGCCAAGTCATTAGCGGCACTGAGCTAAGCTCACACTGGCATTATGCCTAAAACAACAAGGGTGGTTCCATTGGTGAAAACCGATGTAGAGACATTAAAGCAAGGGCGATGGTATCTCATCAGCAATGGAGAGCTGGCATTATGAGGTTGATTCCTAAAGTAGCAGTGCTCGGGCAGGGCCTTACCCTGAGCCTCATCTTGAGTTTAAGCCTAATGAACTCTGCGCCAGCTTGGGCGGGCTGGTGGGATAACCTGTGGCTACAGGAGTTACCCGTTGACCAAACTAAGCCGCCAAAGACTGCGCAACGCTTCGAGTTTACGGGAACCTTACCCGCCCACACCCAGCTCGAATTAGTAGGTTATTACACTTCCTCTGTGTGTACCCGCAAAGAAATCCGTTTCCCAAATGGTGATATTGCCAACCCCTATCGCGCCACGCTGAATAAGAGTTCGGTTTTGCGACAGACCCTGGATACGACCGATAATGCCAAACCTTTCAATCTGACGTTAGCCCTACAAGGGGGCGGAGATTGCGATTGGCAATTGGAGGATTTAGTCCTCGACCTTACCCTGCAGCCAAGTCATCCCATCTGGCAAAAGATTAAGTCATTAAAAGATGACTATTTACATACGTCACCGCTATTAACATCAAGCGAACCTGCGACCAAAGCCTCGCCCCATGATGGCTTTTATTTGAGTCAGGAGCTGACTATCGAGCCCGTGCTTGCTGGCAGCGAAGAAGATACCAATCTGGTTGCGCCGTTGCCGCTTAGCCTCAATCCCGTGTATTACCCTGTGGTGATTTACAGCCCCAAGACCGACAGCCCCTTTGAGGTAAAGCTTAAGAGTAATCTGCAATCGAGCAGCCGTTTATGGTCAAGCGCGGCGACACAAATGGTGCGATTCGATAAACAACCAGTGCTGCGGGTGCAGTTTAATCCTGAAATTCTGCCAGATTATCAAGTGAATGTGTGGCGTCAGCCTGAGCATATCTCGGTTCATTATCCCGATGGCACTGAGTATCATTATCCGCGCGGGGACGTTCATCTATATGCCTATGGTAAGCCTGAATCTATGCTCAATACCTTAAGTGAGAGCCGCAAGGCCGAAGATAAGCGATTGTTAGCACACATCTATTGGGCTGGTCATGCGCTGGCGAAGGATGAAGAAAAAGCACGCAAATACTACCGAGAGGCGGCCGAGGGCGATGACTTGATTGCTATTCAGTGGATGCAATCACAGGCAGCCTATGTGGGCGAGGTTGAGCAGAGCCGTTATTGGCTACAACGCGCGGCAAGGCTTGGGGATGTCGAGGCCAAGTTGGAACTTATTCGTCAGCCATTTGAGACCATACTGCAAGGCAAACAGAATACGGCCGAGGCGAAAAGCGTCCAAGACAGCGCTTGGCAACAGTTAAATCAGCTGGTTAATCAAGGTGTTCCCGAGGCCATGAGTATGATGGCGCTGTACCAAGCATTGCCTTGGTCGCCCTACCATGATGCAACGGCAGCGTTAACTCACTATCGTATGAGTGTGCAGGCTGATCCAGCCTTAGCCCATAGCGCCGCCAGTGATTACTATTATTTGCTCGAGGATTTTGAACAAAGCCAAGAGTTTTGGCAGATTGCCGCCGAGCGCGACCTCTATGTTGTCGCTGAATATGCGGATATTCTGTTAAAACCCGACACGCGTGATGCGCATCAAGCGCGCATCTGGCTCGAAAAAGTGGTTTCGCAGGGCGATAAACAAGGCATGCAGCGGGATGTGTTGGGGCGTGCCTATTTTCAGCTTGCGAGCCTACTCGATACGGGCGAAGGTGGCGGCGTTGAGCCAGAGCGCGCCCTTGCGCTCTATCAGCACAGCATTGAACTGGCTAAATCCTTTACGAATGATTACGAAGCTAAGGCCAAGGCAAGAGTACAAGCGCTTGAAAAGCTTTGAGAGTCATGCCAGTTTTAGTGTTTGAACTTGGGATAGTCTAGCCCTATCGTGGCTATGATTATCGATTTATCCCCATATCCAACTATGCCTGAAATGGCTGCTAACCAGCAGTGAA comes from the Shewanella seohaensis genome and includes:
- a CDS encoding tetratricopeptide repeat protein, with translation MRLIPKVAVLGQGLTLSLILSLSLMNSAPAWAGWWDNLWLQELPVDQTKPPKTAQRFEFTGTLPAHTQLELVGYYTSSVCTRKEIRFPNGDIANPYRATLNKSSVLRQTLDTTDNAKPFNLTLALQGGGDCDWQLEDLVLDLTLQPSHPIWQKIKSLKDDYLHTSPLLTSSEPATKASPHDGFYLSQELTIEPVLAGSEEDTNLVAPLPLSLNPVYYPVVIYSPKTDSPFEVKLKSNLQSSSRLWSSAATQMVRFDKQPVLRVQFNPEILPDYQVNVWRQPEHISVHYPDGTEYHYPRGDVHLYAYGKPESMLNTLSESRKAEDKRLLAHIYWAGHALAKDEEKARKYYREAAEGDDLIAIQWMQSQAAYVGEVEQSRYWLQRAARLGDVEAKLELIRQPFETILQGKQNTAEAKSVQDSAWQQLNQLVNQGVPEAMSMMALYQALPWSPYHDATAALTHYRMSVQADPALAHSAASDYYYLLEDFEQSQEFWQIAAERDLYVVAEYADILLKPDTRDAHQARIWLEKVVSQGDKQGMQRDVLGRAYFQLASLLDTGEGGGVEPERALALYQHSIELAKSFTNDYEAKAKARVQALEKL